The following are from one region of the Silene latifolia isolate original U9 population chromosome 9, ASM4854445v1, whole genome shotgun sequence genome:
- the LOC141601741 gene encoding uncharacterized protein LOC141601741, with the protein MSNDKLDMEADPRANLPLGLLIKDLLIHLVGTPSRAEELLKDCTQADKLRMGMLYECIRSRASAVGWYRTVHNHAVLPKHAIIGSMTCQNKLSIVDNLKHRGFSLANRCVLCEGAGEDVQQLFFCCPYSSEVWKVVCSRLCKLDIHSSLPQVLLWIRDRNRGKARVKVLRRVAFMSTLYMLWKERNARIFKGVRTATPILISRICYIVSTWMYHCTVGF; encoded by the exons ATGTCAAATGATAAGCTGGATATGGAAGCTGATCCACGGGCCAACCTCCCTTTGGGCCTCCTG ATAAAAGACCTGCTTATTCATTTGGTTGGTACGCCTAGTAGAGCAGAAGAGCTGCTCAAGGATTGCACACAAGCTGACAAACTCCGTATGGGTATGTTGTATGAGTGCATCAGGTCTAGAGCTTCTGCAGTAGGGTGGTATAGGACTGTTCATAATCATGCTGTTCTGCCCAAGCATGCTATCATAGGCTCTATGACATGCCAGAACAAGCTCTCTATAGTGGACAACTTGAAACATAGGGGTTTTAGCCTGGCAAACAGGTGTGTGTTGTGTGAAGGTGCAGGGGAAGATGTTCAGCAACTATTCTTTTGTTGCCCTTACTCATCTGAGGTCTGGAAGGTGGTGTGTAGCAGACTGTGTAAGCTGGATATCCATTCTAGTTTACCTCAGGTGCTACTATGGATTAGGGACAGAAACAGAGGCAAAGCTCGTGTTAAGGTTCTTCGAAGGGTGGCTTTCATGAGTACTTTGTATATGCTTTGGAAAGAAAGGAATGCCCGCATCTTCAAGGGTGTTCGAACTGCGACTCCTATTCTCATATCCCGTATTTGTTATATCGTTTCAACATGGATGTATCATTGTACTGTTGGTTTCTGA